The sequence AGTGCGGGGTCGGCGTAGCGGGCGGCCGGCACCGCGTAGAGCGCGTCCACGTCGGCGCGGCGCCTCGGGTACTGCGCGGTGAGGAGGGCGAGTTCGCCCGCGTCGACCGGCAACGAGGCGGCGGCGAGCAGGAGTCGGGTGGTCGTCTCGTCGGCGCCGGAGTCCTGCGGACCGGGCTGCTGCGAACCGGAGACCTCCGAACCAACATGCTGCGTCGTGTCGTTGGGCGATGCGTCGTTCATGGCGGGGGTCCTTCCGAGGGCGCGGCGCGGGGCGCGCAGGGTGCGGGTCGGGGCTGGGCGGTGTGGGCGGTGCGGTGCGGTCAACCCGGGTACGGTGCCGCGCCGGCCGGCACCCGCAGGTGCCAGTCGGTGGACTGCTGGAAGGCGTCGGCGGCCCGCAGCAGGACCGCCTCGCCGAAGGCGGGTCCGGCGAGTTGCAGGGACAGCGGCAGCCCGGCGGCGGTGAAGCCCATCGGCAGCGCGATGACGGGGTTGCCGACGCTGTCCCAGTACGGCGTGTGGATGAAGCGGAAGAGCGCCTCCACGTCGAGCCGGCCCTCGGCGTCGACCACCGACTCGTAGGCCGGCGCGCCGACCGAGATGGTCGGGCAGGCGAGGACGTCGACCTCGCGGAAGAGCCGGGCGAGCGCGTCCTGGGCGACCCGGCGCACCCGTTGGGCCTGGACGTAGTCGGCACCGGAGACCAGCGCGCCGAGTGCGATGGTGGCGCGGGTGGAGCGGAAGTAGTCGCCCCAGCGGTCGGACAGGTCGGTGCGGTGGTAGGCGAGCGCCTCGCAGGACATGGTGACCATGTCGGCGGTGATCATCTCCGACCAGTACGGCAGCACCGCCTCGACGACGGTCGCGCCGCGCTCGGCCAGCACAGCCGCCGCCGCCTCGAAGGCGGGTTCCACCGCCGGGTCGCTGCCTTCGGGGAAGTGGTGCTCGCGCACCAGGCCGATCCGCACGCCGGTGAGGTCGCCGGTCAGGGCGGGAGCGGTGAACGGCGCGTCCACGCAGTCCGGGTCGCTGGCGTCCGGGCCGGCCAGCACTTCGAGCACCGCCGCGCAGTCGCGGGCGCTGCGGGCCAGCGGGCCGATGTGGTCGAGGCTGTAACCCAGCGGCACGCAGCCGGACTTGGGCACCCGGCCGAAGGTCGGC comes from Streptomyces sp. NBC_00448 and encodes:
- a CDS encoding amidase, with the protein product MTTTTTTTTTTTTATTALPVTLTDAARALREGTVTSTALTRAALAAADRLDAATGTYLHRLDAYALATAERADRELADGLDRGPLHGIPFGVKDILAMAEGPTTAQSLILDRRWGADKDAPVVARLKAAGAVITGKTSTMEFACGMPDTDKPFPVPRNPWDTATWPGGSSSGTGTGVAGGLFLAGLGTDTAGSIRIPAAFCGVTGLMPTFGRVPKSGCVPLGYSLDHIGPLARSARDCAAVLEVLAGPDASDPDCVDAPFTAPALTGDLTGVRIGLVREHHFPEGSDPAVEPAFEAAAAVLAERGATVVEAVLPYWSEMITADMVTMSCEALAYHRTDLSDRWGDYFRSTRATIALGALVSGADYVQAQRVRRVAQDALARLFREVDVLACPTISVGAPAYESVVDAEGRLDVEALFRFIHTPYWDSVGNPVIALPMGFTAAGLPLSLQLAGPAFGEAVLLRAADAFQQSTDWHLRVPAGAAPYPG